A genomic region of Pogona vitticeps strain Pit_001003342236 chromosome 15, PviZW2.1, whole genome shotgun sequence contains the following coding sequences:
- the NUP210L gene encoding nuclear pore membrane glycoprotein 210-like, translated as MRRASHATKPRREEKEGASSRMVAVGGRGRLPPAKAFLPFLALGVVLAGPGGAYKLNAPKVLLPFSREKRVPFYIDAEGGCYSWYSTRHDTVTIEPAYENGTACSRGAVLAALSTQATKLASVVIAEETVTGHLLRCDVIVDLIDRIEIISRTREIYVEDSPLELSVRALDAEGNTFSSLQGMEFEWSIAKDDDVETLELSSKIRILKYSEADYSPLGYIAEMEKEEKQGDRVLVAGIKTGAAVIKVRIQEPVYKKIAAAVVRLLVLENIFLIPSYDVCLLVGAYIKYRVGKIVQGKITEVPLPLEHYELKLLREEPKPPGGFSLLPVAELDANTVTVTARQLGQVDLVFVHKNIHMRGSSRLPNSTIYVVEPGFLGFTVQPGNRWILEVARTYTVTVEVYDKSSTKVYPSDNLRITHQFPEEYFEEYTSSANGSYHLVRVLKDGVTVIKAALVSVLLQSGWEEVLTSPISHEQEVRIFLPIKLTPPFLAFPHHPSETMYRYRVQVEGGSGNFTWTSSNQTVATITVKGVVAAEPVEGRSAVQARDVQNPFHFGEIQVSVLKLSKMEFLPFHADLETGQTLEAPLQMYHVERETGKAVAFTDCSLLPLDVSMDKQGVFTLEEEGKQKAGPTFCSSIQLVARSLGHTLVTASATVFEEYFEASATFAAYEPLKAVDPVEVALVTWHSAKEMWFEGGPGPWILEPSRFFLELSVEHKEKVHVREIRPPSKRKPHQYIYRVTCLELGEQVFTFQVGNHPGVLNPSPAVETVQVRFICAHPASMAVMPVYELAAGTPPCPLPQHHKQLVPVSSLRNTVLELALFDQHRRKFDNFSSLVLEWFSANETLAHFTHPTALQMVAKDDDGTGQTRLHGHQLLEVHQIKGTVTIGVSFVKYSERGSPREVSNAPVSAAVELMLAEDVTVVPDNVTLYNHPSVKETFALVEGSGYFLVNSSTHGLVNVTYLEAESAIHVVPILAGRLALEIFDLCLAFLGPATAYLQVSNMHELEVDLVDKIEISKSVLVSVRVLGPHRHPFRSKYFVYMGLQLKAASPIVTLTLMEEAVNYAELHVLRAVAVGQTTLVATAWDKAGVQFTSPPRKVEVFPPFKLIPEKMTLIPFNMMQVMSEGGPQPQSLIHFSISNQTVAVVNGLGQVTAKAVGTATILGTIRAVNEDTGKVIVFSQDQVDLEVVQLRAIRIYAPATRLITGTEMPVYVIGLTSALTPFSFGNAHPGLTFHWAVTKRDVLDLLPRHSEVSLQLAPERCFAMVLRTRAAGRTSIRATVRTLDPGAGQFEGPLPELSDEVHILVFEKLRLLSPERLAEQILMSTNSQLKLRTNRDGAADVSTRILRCDPNSSVLEASGRGLLQAGAVTGHAVLEVTSLEPFGVNQTVITGVQVAPVSYLRLSASPKLYTAGKGPLPAFPLGMAFTLSVQFHDSTGEKFQAQSTQLSLALNRDDLLLIQPSGRNHMYAAQAVNRGVTLVGVWDERHPGMADYVPVPVEHAIGPNLSEPLAVGDVVCFSAPLVSPEGKSGTWQVVPGDILEMDAVSGASFAKSAGKPTVFYEIPGTGKTYREVAVGGSSGPSLQLGPRNYLTNNPDASEFRVFVATGSTTTLRGPCSSAQLQALRDLLFPQSHLVCQVDFSETVTDIPAEKIFHTQPAFYADKGLYACLITVRSQSPDDLLALSTAEGLASVTASFLGDRGPAGSQKLSVPFWPAFYLNQSEVIFSSQQLSGEILVLGSRRVTESIDARPSSPAIQLEPPLPLPDMPGLVLYRLRVVNLTSLHQMAAPAFVNFSCALTGQRAAVLVRALRERFAFDQCTDISLIRHLLGSYPVLLFVLFIILAAASVVYLTCEAFSSKPTTTGPRVRMSTPGTAQAGYQLSPLSAQQQHYPTLRNRTEAWLWSVRR; from the exons ATGCGCAGGGCGTCGCACGCGACCAAACCAAGGcgagaggaaaaagagggggcGTCTTCGAGGATGGTGGCCGTTGGCGGGCGGGGCCGGCTCCCTCCGGCGAAggctttcctgcccttcctcGCCTTAGGGGTGGTTTTGGCCGGGCCGGGCGGAGCTTACAAGCTGAACGCCCCGAAAGTCCTGCTCCCCTTCAGCCGCGAGAAGCGCGTCCCTTTTTATATTGACGCCGAGGGGGGCTGTTACTCCTG GTATTCGACCCGCCACGACACGGTCACCATTGAGCCCGCGTACGAGAACGGCACGGCTTGCTCCCGGGGAGCTGTGCTGGCCGCCCTTTCCACGCAGGCCACCAAGCTGGCCAGCGTGGTGATCGCGGAAGAGACAG TGACAGGGCATTTGCTCCGATGCGATGTCATTGTGGACCTCATAGACCGCATTGAAATCATCTCCCGAACGCGAGAGATCTATGTGGAAGACTCTCCGCTCGAGCTGAGTGTGAGGGCCCTGGACGCGGAAG GCAACACCTTCAGCAGCTTGCAAGGAATGGAATTTGAGTGGAGCATCGCCAAGGACGACGACGTGGAGACCCTGGAGCTGTCGAGCAAAATTAG GATTTTAAAGTATTCGGAGGCGGACTATTCCCCGCTGGGGTACATCGCGGAaatggaaaaagaggagaaacaagGAGACAGGGTCCTGGTGGCGGGAATCAAAACCGGGGCGGCCGTCATCAAGGTCCGAATACAGGAGCCTGTTTACAAG AAAATAGCCGCTGCCGTGGTGCGCCTGCTGGTTTTGGAGAATATCTTCTTGATCCCTTCCTATGAcgtctgcctgctggttggagcgTACATCAAGTACCGAGTTGGCAAAATCGTCCAGGGGAAAATCACAG AGGTCCCGCTCCCTCTGGAACATTACGAGCTCAAGCTGCTGCGAGAGGAACCGAAGCCGCCCGGGGGGTTCTCCCTCCTGCCCGTGGCTGAGCTAGACGCGAACACAGTCACCGTCACTGCCCGGCAGCTGGGACAGGTGGACCTCGTCTTTGTCCACAAAA ATATCCACATGCGAGGTTCTTCCAGGCTTCCCAACTCCACCATATACGTGGTGGAACCTGGATTTTTAG GTTTCACCGTCCAGCCTGGAAACAGGTGGATCCTGGAAGTGGCGCGCACGTACACCGTCACCGTCGAAGTATACGATAAATCGAGCACGAAAGTCTACCCGTCTGAC AACCTCCGAATCACTCACCAGTTCCCCGAGGAATATTTTGAGGAATATACGTCCTCAGCGAACGGTTCTTACCACCTCGTCCGGGTTCTGAAAGATGGCGTGACCGTCATTAAAGCCGCGCTGGTATCTGTTCTCCTCCAG AGCGGCTGGGAAGAGGTCTTGACGTCCCCCATCAGCCACGAGCAAGAAGTGAGGATCTTCCTCCCCATCAAGCTGACACCTCCCTTCTTGGCTTTCCCGCATCATCCTTCGGAGACCATGTATCGCTACAGGGTCCAG GTAGAAGGAGGCAGCGGCAACTTCACGTGGACCTCTTCGAACCAGACAGTGGCAACCATCACGGTGAAAGGGGTGGTGGCCGCAGAGCCGGTCGAGGGGCGAAGCGCCGTGCAGGCCCGGGACGTCCAGAACCCCTTCCACTTTGGAGAAATACAG GTGTCTGTGCTGAAGCTCTCAAAGATGGAATTCCTGCCGTTCCACGCAGACCTTGAGACTGGGCAGACCTTGGAGGCCCCCCTCCAGATGTACCACGTGGAGAGAGAGACCGGGAAGGCCGTAGCATTCACCGACTGCTCCCTTTTGCCTCTGGATGTCAGCATGGACAAGCAGGGGGTGTTCACCTTGGAAGAGGAAG GGAAACAGAAAGCCGGCCCCACCTTCTGTTCCTCCATCCAGCTGGTGGCGAGATCCCTGGGCCATACGCTCGTCACAGCCAGCGCCACCGTCTTTGAGGAGTATTTTGAAGCCAGCGCCACCTTTGCTGCTTACGAACCTCTCAAG GCAGTGGACCCCGTGGAGGTGGCTTTGGTGACCTGGCACTCCGCGAAGGAAATGTGGTTCGAAGGAGGGCCGGGCCCGTGGATTCTGGAGCCCTCCCGCTTCTTCCTGGAGCTCAGCGTGGAACACAAGGAGAAGGTCCATGTGAGAGAGATCCGGCCGCCAAGCAAGAGGAAGCCACATCAGTATATATACCGGGTCACATGCCTGGAGCTGGGGGAACAG GTGTTCACCTTCCAGGTGGGCAACCACCCAGGTGTGCTGAACCCCAGCCCAGCCGTGGAGACGGTCCAAGTGAGATTCATCTGCGCCCATCCGGCGAGCATGGCGGTGATGCCGGTCTATGAGCTGGCAGCGGGCACTCCGCCTTGCCCCTTGCCCCAGCATCACAAACAGCTG GTCCCTGTCTCCAGCCTGAGGAACACCGTGCTGGAACTCGCTCTGTTCGACCAGCACCGGAGGAAGTTTGACAACTTCTCCTCCCTCGTCCTGGAATGGTTCTCGGCCAACGAAACTCTGGCTCACTTCACTCACCCGACCGCCCTTCAAATGGTGGCTAAAGACGACGACGGCACCGGACAGACCAGGCTTCACG GGCATCAGCTGCTTGAGGTCCATCAGATCAAAGGAACGGTCACGATTGGGGTCAGCTTTGTGAAATACTCCGAGAGAGGCAGCCCGAGG GAGGTCTCAAACGCTCCTGTCTCTGCAGCCGTGGAACTGATGCTCGCCGAGGATGTCACGGTGGTCCCCGATAACGTCACCCTGTACAACCACCCCAGCGTcaag GAAACGTTTGCACTGGTGGAAGGATCCGGCTACTTCCTAGTCAACAGCAGTACCCACGGCCTGGTGAACGTCACCTATCTGGAGGCGGAAAGCGCCATCCAC GTGGTTCCCATCCTCGCTGGGCGTTTGGCCCTGGAGATCTTCGACCTCTGTCTGGCCTTCCTGGGACCGGCCACAGCTTACCTCCAAGTCTCGAATATGCATGAACTGGAAGTGGACCTTGTTGATAAG ATTGAAATCAGCAAGTCCGTCTTAGTCTCAGTCCGCGTCCTGGGACCTCACCGGCACCCTTTCCGGAGTAAATACTTCGTTTATATGGGACTCCAGCTGAAGGCAGCCTCCCCAATTGTTACCTTGAC ACTGATGGAGGAAGCGGTCAACTACGCGGAACTCCACGTGCTCCGTGCAGTGGCCGTGGGGCAGACGACTCTGGTGGCCACAGCCTGGGACAAAGCCGGGGTCCAGTTCACCTCCCCGCCTCGGAAAGTGGAG GTCTTCCCGCCATTCAAGCTCATCCCCGAGAAAATGACCCTCATCCCGTTCAACATGATGCAG GTGATGTCCGAGGGCGGCCCTCAGCCTCAGTCCCTCATTCACTTCTCCATCAGTAACCAGACTGTGGCCGTGGTGAACGGACTGGGGCAGGTGACCGCTAAGGCCGTGGGCACGGCCACCATCCTGGGCACCATTCGAGCCGTCAACGAAGACACGGGAAAAGTCATAGTCTTTTCGCAG GATCAAGTGGACCTGGAAGTTGTCCAGCTGAGAGCAATACGAATTTATGCCCCTGCCACTCGCCTTATAACCGGCACTGAG ATGCCGGTTTATGTCATCGGACTGACCAGCGCTCTGACTCCCTTCTCCTTTGGGAACGCCCACCCGGGGCTGACCTTCCACTGGGCCGTGACCAAAAGGGACGTCCTGGACCTCCTTCCCAGACACTCAGAG GTTTCCCTGCAGCTGGCTCCAGAGAGATGCTTCGCAATGGTCTTGCGCACCAGGGCAGCAGGGAGGACGAGCATCCGAGCGACGGTGCGGACTTTGGACCCGGGCGCCGGGCAGTTCGAAGGCCCTCTCCCTGAACTTTCAGACGAAGTGCACATCTTA GTGTTTGAGAAGCTCCGACTCCTCTCCCCCGAGCGCCTGGCGGAGCAGATCCTGATGTCCACAAACTCCCAGCTCAAGTTACGGACAAACAG AGACGGGGCTGCCGACGTGAGCACCCGGATCCTGCGGTGCGACCCGAACTCTTCCGTCCTCGAGGCAAGCGGTCGGGGCCTCCTCCAGGCGGGCGCCGTCACCGGTCACGCCGTCCTGGAAGTCACCTCCTTAGAACCGTTCGGCGTCAACCAGACGGTCATCACCGGCGTGCAG gtGGCCCCCGTCTCTTACCTGCGCCTGAGCGCCTCTCCCAAGCTCTACACGGCCGGCAAGGGGCCCCTTCCGGCCTTTCCCTTGGGCATGGCCTTCACGCTCAGCGTCCAGTTTCACGACAGCACCGGGGAGAAGTTTCAAGCGCAGAGCACGCAGCTGTCCCTGGCGTTGAACAG AGATGACCTGCTGCTCATTCAACCCAGCGGCAGAAACCACATGTATGCCGCCCAGGCCGTGAACCGGGGCGTCACCCTGGTCGGCGTCTGGGACGAGAGACACCCCGGCATGGCCGATTATGTCCCAGTCCCGGTGGAGCACGCCATCGGGCCAAACCTATCTGAGCCGCTCGCCGTGGGGGACGTGGTGTGTTTCAGCGCTCCCCTCGTTAGCCCAGAAG gaaaatCTGGGACATGGCAGGTGGTGCCTGGGGACATCCTGGAGATGGACGCCGTCAGCGGAGCCTCGTTTGCAAAGAGCGCCGGGAAGCCCACCGTCTTCTACGAGATCCCAGGGACGGGGAAAACTTACCGGGAG GTTGCCGTCGGCGGCTCCTCAGGGCCGAGCCTTCAACTCGGCCCCAGAAATTACCTCACCAACAATCCGGACGCCTCCGAGTTCAGGGTCTTCGTTGCCACCGGCAGTACGACGACCCTTCGAG GCCCTTGCAGTTCTGCGCAGCTCCAGGCGCTGAGAGATCTCCTCTTCCCACAATCGCACCTGGTTTGCCAAGTGGACTTCAGCGAGACGGTGACCGACATCCCCGCCGAAAAGATCTTCCATACCCAGCCCGCCTTCTACGCTGACAAAG GTCTCTACGCCTGCCTGATCACGGTGAGGTCCCAGTCTCCAGACGACCTCCTGGCTCTGAGCACCGCCGAGGGCTTGGCGTCCGTGACGGCCTCGTTCCTCGGCGATCGGGGCCCAGCCGGGTCCCAGAAGCTGTCCGTCCCCTTCTGGCCTGCTTTCTACCTCAACCAGTCCGAAGTCATCTTCAGCAGCCAGCAGCTGAGTGGCGAGATCTTGGtgctggggtcacgaagagtgacGGAAAGCATAGAC GCCCGGCCCAGCTCCCCGGCAATACAGCTTGAACCGCCCTTGCCTCTGCCGGACATGCCTGGACTTGTCCTCTACCGGCTCCGGGTGGTGAACCTGACCTCTCTCCACCAGATGGCGGCACCCGCTTTTGTCAACTTCTCCTGCGCGCTCACTGGCCAGAGGGCCGCCGTCCTTGTGCGCGCTTTGCGGGAGAGGTTTGCCTTCG ACCAGTGTACGGACATCAGCCTCATTAGGCACTTGCTGGGCTCCTACCCGGTCCTCCTTTTCGTCCTCTTCATCATCCTGGCCGCCGCCTCCGTCGTGTATCTCA CCTGCGAGGCATTCAGCTCCAAACCAACGACTACCGGCCCCCGTGTTCGCATGTCTACACCAGGCACCGCGCAGGCAG gCTACCAACTCTCTCCATTGAGTGCTCAGCAGCAGCATTACCCCACCTTAAGGAACAGAACCGAGGCCTGGCTGTGGAGTGTCAGAAGGTAA
- the RPS27 gene encoding small ribosomal subunit protein eS27: MPLAKDLLHPSPEEEKRKHKKKRLVQSPNSYFMDVKCPGCYKITTVFSHAQTVVLCVGCSTVLCQPTGGKARLTEGCSFRRKQH, encoded by the exons ATGCCT CTGGCGAAGGATCTCCTGCATCCCTCCCCCGAGGAGGAGAAGCGGAAACATAAGAAGAAGCGCCTGGTCCAGAGTCCCAACTCTTACTTCATGGATGTGAAGTGCCCAG GTTGCTACAAAATCACCACGGTCTTCAGTCATGCCCAGACAGTGGTTCTCTGTGTCGGTTGCTCCACCGTGCTGTGTCAGCCCACTGGCGGAAAAGCAAGGTTGACAGAAG GATGCTCCTTCAGGCGAAAGCAGCACTAA